A window of the Gossypium hirsutum isolate 1008001.06 chromosome A03, Gossypium_hirsutum_v2.1, whole genome shotgun sequence genome harbors these coding sequences:
- the LOC121217758 gene encoding uncharacterized protein, translated as MIFMGLGNTATVREHKQLLATFKPDIVFLSETKMSANEFSRVQNRCRMQSGLAVNSERCSGGLALMEEEGIDVTIQSFSKHHIDSLARLKNRNNIRVTGFYGHAIPNLRSNSWEMLEKVGGLVKEDWVVGGDFNAILNEAEKDGG; from the exons ATGATCTTCATG GGTTTGGGGAATACCGCGACTGTCAGGGAGCATAAGCAATTGCTGGCTACTTTTAAACCTGATATTGTTTTCCTGAGCGAAACAAAGATGAGTGCAAATGAGTTCAGTCGGGTTCAAAATAGATGCAGGATGCAGAGTGGTTTAGCCGTGAACTCGGAAAGATGTAGCGGCGGTCTTGCGTTAATGGAGGAGGAAGGAATAGATGTTACCATTCAAAGTTTCTCTAAGCATCACATTGATTCCCTGGCTCGGTTGAAAAATCGTAATAACATCCGTGTAACTGGATTTTACGGGCATGCGATTCCAAATTTAAGAAGCAATTCTTGGGAAATGTTGGAAAAGGTAGGTGGTTTGGTGAAGGAGGATTGGGTGGTTGGGGGGGACTTTAATGCTATCCTGAATGAAGCTGAAAAGGATGGAGGCTGA
- the LOC107887625 gene encoding uncharacterized protein, whose translation MDEFKDVLDNLSLVDVKHVRGWFTWVNNRSGGNRIKERLDRFVTTVSMIEKYPFMTSKVVRQTQPDHDAIIWDMWGSKPKEYPRDQKLCFRFEECWATNSKAKSIISSKWNWEATKYVNKLEKIRGVLGLWQRDRYGKMKNDMRKLENKIDWAIDSERRDDSAIILREMRSRLSQLYAREEKYWAQRSRSQWLRDGDRNTRYFHARATGRLKKNTIEKLKNEDGMWVIDSMDISNVAKNYFWRLFRSNGQNVENHYMEYIQECVTTEINEWLKMDYTENEVLQAIKQMNPHKAPRVDGLSGSFFKNHWEIVGNETVQFCLDILKGKNGITDINEIMIILIPKIRDPCEITNYHPINLCRFIYKIVSKVLANRLKVALPGCISQNQSAFVLGRMIHNNILIAHELLHYLQSSKNGPNKGIAIKIDMSKAYDRVEWDFIEKDKKLIMKNLWFFLVLILPGNRDNFGEILGMKVVEKLDNYLGLPLPIGKKKRAPRGVLDDIQPKLSRAWWTGKDKGRFWMMLPWKTLSHLKGMGGIGIRDIRLFNLALLGRQVWRLINNKDTLCYKVLSSKYFPDGNIFNSKKVDKASFTWTSIAAVANTLRNGFGWQGFDKGCPRCGAETETVLHALKDCPTSSAVLSIGGWSRSFITKKYDHCIDWLEDTMRVLDKRTMADLMTTLWNYWNNRNNYVFRGKEEEAQVIWERASNLIKEFQICNMVNAPLISHTGLEKQWVKPPKGFIKLNFNATVGENRIGYGTIIRDEEGFVLGGSGGFKE comes from the exons ATGGATGAATTTAAAGATGTCCTAGACAATTTATCTCTTGTGGATGTTAAACATGTTAGAGGGTGGTTTACTTGGGTCAACAACAGAAGCGGGGGGAACAGGATAAAAGAAAGGTTAGATAGGTTTGTTACCACAGTATCTATGATTGAGAAATATCCCTTTATGACCTCTAAGGTGGTGCGGCAAACACAGCCTGATCATGATGCGATCATATGGGACATGTGGGGCAGTAAGCCTAAGGAGTACCCTAGAGACCAAAAATTATGCTTCAGATTTGAAGAATGTTGGGCTACAAATAGTAAGGCAAAAAGTATTATTAGCAGTAAGTGGAACTGGGAAGCTACAAAATATGTTAACAAGTTAGAGAAGATTCGGGGAGTCCTGGGCCTGTGGCAGAGGGATAGATATGGGAAAATGAAGAATGATATGCGGAAGTTGGAAAATAAAATTGACTGGGCCATCGATTCTGAAAGAAGGGACGATAGTGCGATCATTTTAAGGGAGATGAGGAGTAGACTTAGCCAACTTTATGCCAGGGAAGAAAAATACTGGGCTCAAAGGTCAAGGTCTCAATGGTTAAGAGATGGGGATAGGAATACGAGATATTTTCATGCTAGAGCTACGGGTCGATTAAAGAAAAATACCATTGAGAAGCTTAAGAATGAGGATGGGATGTGGGTAATTGATAGTATGGATATCAGCAATGTGGCTAAAAATTACTTTTGGAGGCTCTTTCGGTCAAACGGTCAGAACGTTGAAAACCATTATATGGAGTACATTCAGGAATGTGTTACTACAGAGATAAATGAGTGGCTTAAGATGGACTACACGGAAAATGAAGTTCTCCAAGCTATTAAACAAATGAACCCTCACAAAGCTCCAAGGGTTGATGGTCTATCGGGaagttttttcaaaaatcattgggagattgttggaaatgAAACTGTTCAATTCTGTCTGGACATTCTTAAGGGAAAAAATGGCATCACTGATATTAATGAGATAATGATTATATTAATTCCAAAAATTCGTGATCCATGTGAAATTACTAACTATCATCCCATTAATTTATGTAGATTTATTTATAAGATTGTTTCAAAGGTCTTGGCTAATCGGCTTAAAGTTGCACTCCCGGGATGTATCAGTCAGAATCAAAGCGCTTTCGTACTAGGAAGGATGATACATAATAATATCTTAATCGCACATGAACTCCTACATTACCTTCAGAGCTCCAAAAATGGTCCAAATAAAGGGATAGCAATCAAGATTGATATGAGTAAAGCATATGACCGAGTGGAGTGGGATTTTATCGAGAAG GACaagaaattaattatgaaaaatctaTGGTTCTTTTTAGTCCTAATACTCCCAGGGAACAGAGACAATTTCGGTGAAATTCTTGGCATGAAGGTGGTTGAGAAGCTGGATAACTATCTCGGCCTTCCACTTCCtataggaaaaaagaaaaga GCTCCTAGAGGTGTGCTGGATGACATACAACCAAAGTTGAGCAGAGCATGGTGGACGGGCAAAGATAAAGGCAGATTTTGGATGATGCTTCCGTGGAAAACATTGTCTCACCTGAAAGGAATGGGTGGAATTGGCATAAGGGACATCAGACTGTTTAACTTGGCTTTACTGGGGAGGCAAGTCTGGAGGCTTATTAATAACAAAGACACACTATGCTATAAAGTGTTGTCGTCTAAGTATTTCCCCGATGGCAATATATTCAACTCCAAGAAGGTTGATAAAGCGTCTTTTACGTGGACTAGCATTGCAGCTGTAGCAAATACCCTCAGAAATGGATTCGGGTGGCAG GGCTTTGACAAGGGATGTCCGAGATGTGGAGCTGAGACAGAAACGGTGTTACATGCTTTAAAAGACTGCCCAACATCGAGTGCAGTTCTCTCGATAGGGGGATGGTCCAGGAGCTTTATCACAAAGAAATATGACCATTGCATTGATTGGTTGGAAGACACGATGCGTGTCCTTGACAAGAGGACTATGGCTGACTTAATGACAACATTATGGAACTACTGGAATAATAGAAATAATTACGTCTTTAGGGGAAAAGAAGAGGAGGCTCAAGTAATATGGGAAAGAGCAAGCAATCTGATTAAGGAATTTCAAATTTGTAACATGGTGAATGCTCCTTTAATTTCACACACTGGCCTGGAGAAACAGTGGGTTAAACCTCCAAAGGgcttcattaaattaaattttaatgctACAGTGGGCGAAAATAGAATCGGGTATGGGACGATCATAAGAGATGAAGAGGGCTTTGTTTTAGGAGGCAGTGGAGGGTTTAAAGAGTGA